In a genomic window of Candidatus Hydrogenedentota bacterium:
- a CDS encoding Rrf2 family transcriptional regulator, producing MISKTALHTLKAVVLLAERPGEYQGAAHIAEQIGAPQNYLGKLLQGLVQTGIVHSQKGMGGGFCLARKPEEVTLFDVVDPIDHATRWEGCFMGKETCDAANPCAVHFQWAAVRQAYLKMLKEATLADIVEHRAVLPVG from the coding sequence ATGATATCCAAAACTGCCCTTCACACCCTCAAAGCCGTCGTACTGCTGGCCGAGCGGCCGGGGGAGTATCAGGGCGCCGCCCACATCGCCGAGCAGATTGGCGCGCCGCAGAACTACCTGGGCAAGTTGCTCCAGGGACTCGTCCAGACGGGCATCGTGCATTCGCAGAAGGGGATGGGGGGAGGCTTCTGTCTGGCCCGCAAACCGGAGGAGGTCACGCTGTTCGACGTAGTGGACCCGATCGATCATGCCACCCGCTGGGAAGGATGTTTCATGGGAAAAGAGACCTGCGATGCGGCCAATCCCTGCGCGGTACACTTTCAGTGGGCGGCGGTGCGCCAAGCCTACTTGAAGATGCTTAAGGAAGCGACCCTGGCGGACATCGTGGAGCATCGCGCCGTGCTGCCGGTGGGGTGA
- a CDS encoding NnrS family protein — protein MRNWMSVNKKEYSPVTNPVEILLSKTGIDPAEEHARGHFRPFFLAGIAIALSLGAVWGAWLLLRIAATGSFTSVGIHQVNAHGHAQIFGWVGLFVMGFAYHMFPRFKNTRLAWPRLARSTLWLMVGGILLRAGGEAFIDTWPGLLGVALLGGALEIVAVLAFAAVLIRTARLHGKPLEAYEYYIACALFWFVVQAIYSTIHFTALATAPTEEALLARIALWQAPLRDLQIHGFALLMILGVSHFILDKLYHLPRPTSRKSLSMLVLINLALLAEAGGFVAMRIGGRPYVAVWYFGVLLLLGAVAALVWSWRLDQPVWRPDRSLKFIRAAYLWLVISLAMLVLLPAYQFGVLRVFAPESQAAALGFSHAYYGAIRHAATVGFISMMILGVAAKFVPVFTGVDGRTLTPLWVPFLLLNTGCALRVTFQTLTDFTPLAFPAAGASGLLEVAALAIWGLHLARMMYPKALERLAPKLPATLPGNV, from the coding sequence ATGCGTAACTGGATGAGTGTAAACAAAAAAGAGTATAGCCCGGTCACAAATCCTGTAGAGATTCTACTCTCCAAGACCGGAATAGACCCCGCCGAGGAGCATGCCCGCGGCCACTTCCGCCCCTTCTTTCTCGCGGGCATTGCCATCGCGCTGAGTCTCGGCGCGGTGTGGGGCGCTTGGCTGCTGCTGCGGATTGCGGCCACCGGCTCGTTTACTAGCGTGGGTATTCATCAGGTGAACGCCCACGGCCACGCGCAGATATTCGGCTGGGTGGGTTTGTTCGTGATGGGGTTCGCCTATCACATGTTTCCTCGCTTCAAGAATACCCGGCTCGCTTGGCCCCGTTTGGCCCGATCAACCCTGTGGCTCATGGTCGGCGGGATCCTGCTGCGGGCCGGGGGGGAGGCCTTCATTGACACGTGGCCGGGGCTGTTGGGTGTGGCGCTGCTCGGGGGAGCGCTGGAAATCGTCGCGGTGCTGGCCTTCGCCGCTGTGCTGATCCGGACCGCGCGTCTCCACGGCAAGCCGCTGGAGGCGTACGAGTACTATATTGCCTGTGCCCTCTTCTGGTTCGTGGTGCAGGCGATCTACAGCACGATCCACTTTACCGCACTGGCGACAGCCCCCACGGAAGAGGCCTTGCTCGCCCGGATCGCGTTGTGGCAGGCCCCCCTGCGGGATCTCCAGATCCACGGCTTCGCCCTGCTTATGATCCTGGGGGTGAGCCACTTCATCCTCGACAAGCTCTACCACCTGCCCAGGCCGACCTCGCGGAAGAGCCTGTCGATGTTGGTGCTGATAAACCTCGCCCTGCTGGCAGAAGCGGGGGGCTTCGTGGCGATGCGGATCGGAGGGCGCCCGTATGTCGCGGTCTGGTATTTCGGCGTTCTGCTCCTCCTTGGCGCCGTGGCGGCGCTTGTCTGGTCCTGGCGGCTGGACCAGCCCGTGTGGCGTCCGGATCGGAGCCTCAAATTCATCCGCGCCGCTTATCTCTGGCTCGTGATCTCGCTGGCCATGCTCGTGCTGCTGCCGGCCTACCAGTTTGGCGTGCTGCGGGTTTTCGCCCCCGAGAGTCAAGCGGCGGCGCTCGGCTTTTCCCACGCCTACTATGGCGCCATCCGCCACGCGGCTACGGTGGGTTTCATCAGCATGATGATCCTCGGCGTCGCGGCCAAATTCGTGCCAGTCTTCACCGGCGTAGACGGCCGCACCCTGACCCCGCTGTGGGTGCCCTTCCTGCTGCTGAACACGGGCTGCGCGTTGCGCGTCACTTTTCAGACCCTGACCGACTTCACGCCGCTTGCTTTCCCCGCCGCCGGGGCGAGTGGACTGCTCGAAGTGGCGGCCCTGGCAATCTGGGGCCTGCACCTGGCGCGGATGATGTACCCGAAAGCGTTGGAGCGCCTCGCACCGAAACTTCCCGCAACGCTGCCGGGCAATGTTTGA